In Acidaminococcales bacterium, the following proteins share a genomic window:
- a CDS encoding DNA adenine methylase yields the protein QGLTIVCGDYMLSRSFIDANTFAYFDPPYRPLTVTANFTAYAQGGFGDEQQIELARFIDDMSERGAWTVASNSDPKNADESDDFFDVLYAKHAIVRIAATRAINSVGSSRGCVRELLIVRA from the coding sequence CAAGGCTTGACGATAGTCTGCGGCGATTACATGCTCTCCCGGAGTTTTATTGACGCAAATACCTTTGCCTACTTCGATCCGCCGTATCGCCCTCTGACTGTAACGGCTAATTTCACAGCCTACGCGCAGGGCGGGTTCGGAGACGAACAGCAGATTGAGCTTGCTCGGTTCATAGACGATATGAGCGAGCGCGGTGCGTGGACTGTCGCGAGCAACAGCGACCCTAAGAACGCAGACGAGAGCGATGACTTCTTTGATGTTCTCTATGCTAAACACGCCATAGTGCGTATAGCGGCAACAAGGGCGATCAACTCCGTAGGTAGCAGTCGCGGTTGCGTCCGTGAGTTGCTGATAGTACGAGCGTAA
- a CDS encoding type II restriction endonuclease, whose product MRNFTEWISTFRESISDYGYYIDFAKVHRNVDGIKVELNILNSLIGSHNIEADFTALVERYPETLKCIPLLLAVRESDIYAIDGDGEFRYSFLKANYSAGQYKVFMRKTGLFELIEKHIIGSLVDYATGVETGLDSNGRKNRGGHLMENLLEAHLKKFGFVYGETYFKEMRIADIEAKWGIDLSALSNGGKTVKRFDFVVKPGNTIYGIETNFYSSQGSKLNETARSYKTIALEARQIDGFEFVWFTDGKGWNSARHNIEETFDVMEHIYCISDIEGGVMHRIFV is encoded by the coding sequence ATGCGTAACTTCACCGAATGGATCTCGACGTTCCGCGAGAGCATATCCGATTACGGATACTACATTGACTTCGCCAAGGTTCACCGCAACGTGGACGGGATTAAGGTCGAACTGAATATACTCAACTCGCTTATCGGCTCTCACAATATTGAGGCTGACTTCACCGCACTCGTTGAGCGTTACCCCGAAACGCTGAAATGCATACCGTTGTTGCTCGCCGTTCGCGAGAGCGATATTTACGCCATTGACGGCGACGGTGAGTTTCGCTACTCCTTCCTAAAGGCGAACTATTCCGCAGGGCAGTATAAGGTTTTTATGCGCAAAACGGGATTGTTTGAGCTGATTGAGAAACATATAATCGGCAGTCTTGTGGACTATGCCACAGGCGTTGAAACGGGTCTCGACAGCAACGGTCGCAAAAATCGCGGCGGTCATCTTATGGAGAACCTCCTTGAAGCACATTTGAAGAAATTCGGTTTCGTTTACGGCGAAACATATTTCAAAGAAATGCGCATCGCCGATATAGAGGCAAAGTGGGGCATTGACCTATCGGCGTTGAGCAACGGCGGAAAAACCGTAAAGCGGTTTGACTTCGTGGTTAAACCGGGCAACACGATTTACGGCATAGAAACGAACTTTTACAGTAGTCAAGGTTCTAAGCTGAACGAAACGGCTCGTAGCTACAAGACGATTGCGCTTGAAGCCCGACAGATTGACGGATTTGAATTTGTGTGGTTCACCGATGGAAAAGGATGGAACAGCGCACGTCATAACATCGAAGAAACCTTTGACGTTATGGAGCATATCTACTGCATATCCGACATTGAGGGCGGCGTTATGCACCGTATTTTCGTATGA
- a CDS encoding toll/interleukin-1 receptor domain-containing protein: MIFLSRNSKDKPVVEQLAIKLRDVFGHGKVFYDAWSIQPGDGIIDKINQGLSDCRFFFPFCKQNTEQYGKIGMAECHYESDERTMQVYSCKNGRSVNTPNPTTNIIFGFVH; encoded by the coding sequence ATGATTTTTCTTTCTCGCAATTCAAAAGATAAGCCGGTTGTAGAGCAACTTGCCATTAAACTACGTGATGTTTTCGGACATGGAAAGGTCTTCTATGACGCTTGGTCAATTCAACCCGGAGATGGAATAATCGACAAGATAAATCAGGGCTTATCAGATTGCCGATTTTTCTTTCCTTTCTGTAAACAGAATACAGAGCAATATGGTAAAATTGGAATGGCAGAATGCCATTATGAAAGCGACGAACGGACAATGCAAGTTTATTCCTGTAAGAACGGACGGAGCGTTAATACCCCCAATCCTACAACAAACATTATATTTGGATTTGTACACTAA